A stretch of the Erinaceus europaeus chromosome 23, mEriEur2.1, whole genome shotgun sequence genome encodes the following:
- the MKNK2 gene encoding MAP kinase-interacting serine/threonine-protein kinase 2 isoform X2, protein MVQKKPAELQGFHRSFKGQNPFELAFSPDPAQHGDPDFSLECPARPDMPASQPIDIPDARKRSKKKKRCRATDSFSGRFEDVYQLQEDVLGEGAHARVQTCVNLITSQEYAVKIIEKQPGHIRSRVFREVETLYQCQGHRNVLELIEFFEEEDRFYLVFEKMRGGSILNHIHQRRHFSELEASVVVQDVASALDFLHNKGVPREDLRLRPGQRRQAQRGLLAHLHPGAAHSVRLGGVHGTGGGGGLRGGGHHVRQALRPVEPGRHPLHPAQWLPALCGPLRRRLWLGPRGGLPRLPEHAIREHPGGQIRIPRQGLGAHLAGRQGPHLPPAGAGRQAEAERRPGAATSLAAGVRPREHPAHTQTPAEEQLHQRPEVLRRRGRGREEAAGAAGGRGGGRRGLPAADPRGLALPAPVAPLAVSAGPAAAAAPQPGGGPRGPGGRPRLTPCGAPRAFAALPPWARGFYRTCCRLFPSPPLLLCFFSFLFSLRFHEPFPSYCVQSRPRGPQPG, encoded by the exons ATGGTGCAGAAGAAACCCGCCGAACTCCAGGGCTTCCACCGTTCGTTCAAG GGGCAGAATCCCTTCGAGTTGGCCTTCTCCCCGGACCCGGCCCAGCACGGGGACCCCGACTTCAGCCTGGAGTGCCCAGCCCGCCCTG ACATGCCTGCCAGCCAGCCCATTGACATCCCAGACGCCAGGAAGCGCTCCAAGAAGAAAAAACGCTGCAGGGCCACCGACAGCTTCTCCGGCCGCTTTGAGG ATGTGTACCAGCTGCAGGAGGACGTGCTAGGGGAGGGTGCTCATGCCCGCGTGCAGACCTGCGTGAACCTCATAACCAGCCAGGAGTACGCCGTCAAG ATCATCGAGAAGCAGCCGGGCCACATCCGCAGCCGCGTGTTTCGGGAAGTGGAGACCCTGTATCAGTGCCAGGGACACAG GAATGTCCTGGAGCTGATCGAGTTCTTTGAGGAGGAAGATCGCTTCTACCTGGTGTTCGAGAAGATGCGGGGAG GCTCCATCCTGAATCACATCCACCAGCGGCGGCACTTCAGTGAGCTGGAGGCCAGTGTGGTCGTGCAGGATGTGGCGTCTGCCCTGGACTTCCTGCACAACAAAG GTGTCCCCCGTGAAGATCTGCGACTTCGACCTGGGCAGCGGCGTCAAGCTCAACGGGGACTGCTCGCCCATCTCCACCCCGGAGCTGCTCACTCCG TGCGGCTCGGCGGAGTACATGGCACCGGAGGTGGTGGAGGCCTTCGGGGAGGAGGCCACCATGTACGACAAGCGCTGCGACCTGTGGAGCCTGGGCGTCACCCTCTACATCCTGCTCAGTGGCTACCCGCCCTTTGTGGGCCGCTGCGGCGGCGACTGTGGCTGGGACCGCGGGGAGGCCTGCCCCGCCTGCCAG AACATGCTATTCGAGAGCATCCAGGAGGGCAAATACGAATTCCCCGACAAGGACTGGGCGCACATCTCGCTGGCCGCCAAGGACCTCATCTCCCGCCTGCTGGTGCGGGACGCCAAGCAGAGGCTGAGCGCCGCCCAGGTGCTGCAACATCCCTGGCTGCAGGGG TGCGCCCCCGAGAACACCCTGCCCACACCCAGACTCCTGCAGAG GAACAGCTGCACCAAAGACCTGAAGTGCTTCGCCGCCGAGGCCGTGGCCGTGAAGAGGCAGCTGGCGCagcaggaggacgaggagggGGGCGCCGGGGGCTCCCCGCTGCTGATCCGCGCGGCCTCGCGCTGCCTGCGCCTGTCGCCCCCCTCGCAGTCTCAGCTGGCCCAGCGGCGGCAGCGGCGCCACAGCCAGGCGGGGGCCCCCGTGGTCCTGGTGGGAGACCGCGCCTGACCCCGTGCGGAGCCCCCAGGGCTTTTGCCGCCCTGCCACCCTGGGCCCGCGGCTTTTATAGGACTTGCTGTcggctcttcccctcccctcccctcctcctgtgttttttctccttccttttctctctccggtTTCACGAACCTTTCCCTTCTTACTGTGTGCAGAGCAGACCCAGGGGCCCTCAACCAGGATAA
- the MKNK2 gene encoding MAP kinase-interacting serine/threonine-protein kinase 2 isoform X3 produces the protein MVQKKPAELQGFHRSFKGQNPFELAFSPDPAQHGDPDFSLECPARPDMPASQPIDIPDARKRSKKKKRCRATDSFSGRFEDVYQLQEDVLGEGAHARVQTCVNLITSQEYAVKIIEKQPGHIRSRVFREVETLYQCQGHRNVLELIEFFEEEDRFYLVFEKMRGGSILNHIHQRRHFSELEASVVVQDVASALDFLHNKGIAHRDLKPENILCEHPDQVSPVKICDFDLGSGVKLNGDCSPISTPELLTPCGSAEYMAPEVVEAFGEEATMYDKRCDLWSLGVTLYILLKHAIREHPGGQIRIPRQGLGAHLAGRQGPHLPPAGAGRQAEAERRPGAATSLAAGVRPREHPAHTQTPAEEQLHQRPEVLRRRGRGREEAAGAAGGRGGGRRGLPAADPRGLALPAPVAPLAVSAGPAAAAAPQPGGGPRGPGGRPRLTPCGAPRAFAALPPWARGFYRTCCRLFPSPPLLLCFFSFLFSLRFHEPFPSYCVQSRPRGPQPG, from the exons ATGGTGCAGAAGAAACCCGCCGAACTCCAGGGCTTCCACCGTTCGTTCAAG GGGCAGAATCCCTTCGAGTTGGCCTTCTCCCCGGACCCGGCCCAGCACGGGGACCCCGACTTCAGCCTGGAGTGCCCAGCCCGCCCTG ACATGCCTGCCAGCCAGCCCATTGACATCCCAGACGCCAGGAAGCGCTCCAAGAAGAAAAAACGCTGCAGGGCCACCGACAGCTTCTCCGGCCGCTTTGAGG ATGTGTACCAGCTGCAGGAGGACGTGCTAGGGGAGGGTGCTCATGCCCGCGTGCAGACCTGCGTGAACCTCATAACCAGCCAGGAGTACGCCGTCAAG ATCATCGAGAAGCAGCCGGGCCACATCCGCAGCCGCGTGTTTCGGGAAGTGGAGACCCTGTATCAGTGCCAGGGACACAG GAATGTCCTGGAGCTGATCGAGTTCTTTGAGGAGGAAGATCGCTTCTACCTGGTGTTCGAGAAGATGCGGGGAG GCTCCATCCTGAATCACATCCACCAGCGGCGGCACTTCAGTGAGCTGGAGGCCAGTGTGGTCGTGCAGGATGTGGCGTCTGCCCTGGACTTCCTGCACAACAAAG GCATCGCGCACAGAGACCTGAAGCCAGAGAACATCCTGTGTGAACACCCCGACCAG GTGTCCCCCGTGAAGATCTGCGACTTCGACCTGGGCAGCGGCGTCAAGCTCAACGGGGACTGCTCGCCCATCTCCACCCCGGAGCTGCTCACTCCG TGCGGCTCGGCGGAGTACATGGCACCGGAGGTGGTGGAGGCCTTCGGGGAGGAGGCCACCATGTACGACAAGCGCTGCGACCTGTGGAGCCTGGGCGTCACCCTCTACATCCTGCTCA AACATGCTATTCGAGAGCATCCAGGAGGGCAAATACGAATTCCCCGACAAGGACTGGGCGCACATCTCGCTGGCCGCCAAGGACCTCATCTCCCGCCTGCTGGTGCGGGACGCCAAGCAGAGGCTGAGCGCCGCCCAGGTGCTGCAACATCCCTGGCTGCAGGGG TGCGCCCCCGAGAACACCCTGCCCACACCCAGACTCCTGCAGAG GAACAGCTGCACCAAAGACCTGAAGTGCTTCGCCGCCGAGGCCGTGGCCGTGAAGAGGCAGCTGGCGCagcaggaggacgaggagggGGGCGCCGGGGGCTCCCCGCTGCTGATCCGCGCGGCCTCGCGCTGCCTGCGCCTGTCGCCCCCCTCGCAGTCTCAGCTGGCCCAGCGGCGGCAGCGGCGCCACAGCCAGGCGGGGGCCCCCGTGGTCCTGGTGGGAGACCGCGCCTGACCCCGTGCGGAGCCCCCAGGGCTTTTGCCGCCCTGCCACCCTGGGCCCGCGGCTTTTATAGGACTTGCTGTcggctcttcccctcccctcccctcctcctgtgttttttctccttccttttctctctccggtTTCACGAACCTTTCCCTTCTTACTGTGTGCAGAGCAGACCCAGGGGCCCTCAACCAGGATAA
- the MKNK2 gene encoding MAP kinase-interacting serine/threonine-protein kinase 2 isoform X1 has product MVQKKPAELQGFHRSFKGQNPFELAFSPDPAQHGDPDFSLECPARPDMPASQPIDIPDARKRSKKKKRCRATDSFSGRFEDVYQLQEDVLGEGAHARVQTCVNLITSQEYAVKIIEKQPGHIRSRVFREVETLYQCQGHRNVLELIEFFEEEDRFYLVFEKMRGGSILNHIHQRRHFSELEASVVVQDVASALDFLHNKGIAHRDLKPENILCEHPDQVSPVKICDFDLGSGVKLNGDCSPISTPELLTPCGSAEYMAPEVVEAFGEEATMYDKRCDLWSLGVTLYILLTQSAGPPAAALAPHADRARPPASPEHAIREHPGGQIRIPRQGLGAHLAGRQGPHLPPAGAGRQAEAERRPGAATSLAAGVRPREHPAHTQTPAEEQLHQRPEVLRRRGRGREEAAGAAGGRGGGRRGLPAADPRGLALPAPVAPLAVSAGPAAAAAPQPGGGPRGPGGRPRLTPCGAPRAFAALPPWARGFYRTCCRLFPSPPLLLCFFSFLFSLRFHEPFPSYCVQSRPRGPQPG; this is encoded by the exons ATGGTGCAGAAGAAACCCGCCGAACTCCAGGGCTTCCACCGTTCGTTCAAG GGGCAGAATCCCTTCGAGTTGGCCTTCTCCCCGGACCCGGCCCAGCACGGGGACCCCGACTTCAGCCTGGAGTGCCCAGCCCGCCCTG ACATGCCTGCCAGCCAGCCCATTGACATCCCAGACGCCAGGAAGCGCTCCAAGAAGAAAAAACGCTGCAGGGCCACCGACAGCTTCTCCGGCCGCTTTGAGG ATGTGTACCAGCTGCAGGAGGACGTGCTAGGGGAGGGTGCTCATGCCCGCGTGCAGACCTGCGTGAACCTCATAACCAGCCAGGAGTACGCCGTCAAG ATCATCGAGAAGCAGCCGGGCCACATCCGCAGCCGCGTGTTTCGGGAAGTGGAGACCCTGTATCAGTGCCAGGGACACAG GAATGTCCTGGAGCTGATCGAGTTCTTTGAGGAGGAAGATCGCTTCTACCTGGTGTTCGAGAAGATGCGGGGAG GCTCCATCCTGAATCACATCCACCAGCGGCGGCACTTCAGTGAGCTGGAGGCCAGTGTGGTCGTGCAGGATGTGGCGTCTGCCCTGGACTTCCTGCACAACAAAG GCATCGCGCACAGAGACCTGAAGCCAGAGAACATCCTGTGTGAACACCCCGACCAG GTGTCCCCCGTGAAGATCTGCGACTTCGACCTGGGCAGCGGCGTCAAGCTCAACGGGGACTGCTCGCCCATCTCCACCCCGGAGCTGCTCACTCCG TGCGGCTCGGCGGAGTACATGGCACCGGAGGTGGTGGAGGCCTTCGGGGAGGAGGCCACCATGTACGACAAGCGCTGCGACCTGTGGAGCCTGGGCGTCACCCTCTACATCCTGCTCA CCCAGAGCGCGGGTCCCCCAGCTGCAGCCCTCGCCCCGCACGCTGaccgcgcccgcccgcccgcctccCCAGAACATGCTATTCGAGAGCATCCAGGAGGGCAAATACGAATTCCCCGACAAGGACTGGGCGCACATCTCGCTGGCCGCCAAGGACCTCATCTCCCGCCTGCTGGTGCGGGACGCCAAGCAGAGGCTGAGCGCCGCCCAGGTGCTGCAACATCCCTGGCTGCAGGGG TGCGCCCCCGAGAACACCCTGCCCACACCCAGACTCCTGCAGAG GAACAGCTGCACCAAAGACCTGAAGTGCTTCGCCGCCGAGGCCGTGGCCGTGAAGAGGCAGCTGGCGCagcaggaggacgaggagggGGGCGCCGGGGGCTCCCCGCTGCTGATCCGCGCGGCCTCGCGCTGCCTGCGCCTGTCGCCCCCCTCGCAGTCTCAGCTGGCCCAGCGGCGGCAGCGGCGCCACAGCCAGGCGGGGGCCCCCGTGGTCCTGGTGGGAGACCGCGCCTGACCCCGTGCGGAGCCCCCAGGGCTTTTGCCGCCCTGCCACCCTGGGCCCGCGGCTTTTATAGGACTTGCTGTcggctcttcccctcccctcccctcctcctgtgttttttctccttccttttctctctccggtTTCACGAACCTTTCCCTTCTTACTGTGTGCAGAGCAGACCCAGGGGCCCTCAACCAGGATAA
- the MKNK2 gene encoding MAP kinase-interacting serine/threonine-protein kinase 2 isoform X4: protein MVQKKPAELQGFHRSFKGQNPFELAFSPDPAQHGDPDFSLECPARPDMPASQPIDIPDARKRSKKKKRCRATDSFSGRFEDVYQLQEDVLGEGAHARVQTCVNLITSQEYAVKIIEKQPGHIRSRVFREVETLYQCQGHRNVLELIEFFEEEDRFYLVFEKMRGGSILNHIHQRRHFSELEASVVVQDVASALDFLHNKGIAHRDLKPENILCEHPDQVSPVKICDFDLGSGVKLNGDCSPISTPELLTPCGSAEYMAPEVVEAFGEEATMYDKRCDLWSLGVTLYILLSGYPPFVGRCGGDCGWDRGEACPACQNMLFESIQEGKYEFPDKDWAHISLAAKDLISRLLVRDAKQRLSAAQVLQHPWLQGCAPENTLPTPRLLQRNSCTKDLKCFAAEAVAVKRQLAQQEDEEGGAGGSPLLIRAASRCLRLSPPSQSQLAQRRQRRHSQAGAPVVLVGDRA from the exons ATGGTGCAGAAGAAACCCGCCGAACTCCAGGGCTTCCACCGTTCGTTCAAG GGGCAGAATCCCTTCGAGTTGGCCTTCTCCCCGGACCCGGCCCAGCACGGGGACCCCGACTTCAGCCTGGAGTGCCCAGCCCGCCCTG ACATGCCTGCCAGCCAGCCCATTGACATCCCAGACGCCAGGAAGCGCTCCAAGAAGAAAAAACGCTGCAGGGCCACCGACAGCTTCTCCGGCCGCTTTGAGG ATGTGTACCAGCTGCAGGAGGACGTGCTAGGGGAGGGTGCTCATGCCCGCGTGCAGACCTGCGTGAACCTCATAACCAGCCAGGAGTACGCCGTCAAG ATCATCGAGAAGCAGCCGGGCCACATCCGCAGCCGCGTGTTTCGGGAAGTGGAGACCCTGTATCAGTGCCAGGGACACAG GAATGTCCTGGAGCTGATCGAGTTCTTTGAGGAGGAAGATCGCTTCTACCTGGTGTTCGAGAAGATGCGGGGAG GCTCCATCCTGAATCACATCCACCAGCGGCGGCACTTCAGTGAGCTGGAGGCCAGTGTGGTCGTGCAGGATGTGGCGTCTGCCCTGGACTTCCTGCACAACAAAG GCATCGCGCACAGAGACCTGAAGCCAGAGAACATCCTGTGTGAACACCCCGACCAG GTGTCCCCCGTGAAGATCTGCGACTTCGACCTGGGCAGCGGCGTCAAGCTCAACGGGGACTGCTCGCCCATCTCCACCCCGGAGCTGCTCACTCCG TGCGGCTCGGCGGAGTACATGGCACCGGAGGTGGTGGAGGCCTTCGGGGAGGAGGCCACCATGTACGACAAGCGCTGCGACCTGTGGAGCCTGGGCGTCACCCTCTACATCCTGCTCAGTGGCTACCCGCCCTTTGTGGGCCGCTGCGGCGGCGACTGTGGCTGGGACCGCGGGGAGGCCTGCCCCGCCTGCCAG AACATGCTATTCGAGAGCATCCAGGAGGGCAAATACGAATTCCCCGACAAGGACTGGGCGCACATCTCGCTGGCCGCCAAGGACCTCATCTCCCGCCTGCTGGTGCGGGACGCCAAGCAGAGGCTGAGCGCCGCCCAGGTGCTGCAACATCCCTGGCTGCAGGGG TGCGCCCCCGAGAACACCCTGCCCACACCCAGACTCCTGCAGAG GAACAGCTGCACCAAAGACCTGAAGTGCTTCGCCGCCGAGGCCGTGGCCGTGAAGAGGCAGCTGGCGCagcaggaggacgaggagggGGGCGCCGGGGGCTCCCCGCTGCTGATCCGCGCGGCCTCGCGCTGCCTGCGCCTGTCGCCCCCCTCGCAGTCTCAGCTGGCCCAGCGGCGGCAGCGGCGCCACAGCCAGGCGGGGGCCCCCGTGGTCCTGGTGGGAGACCGCGCCTGA